Proteins from a single region of Streptococcus mitis:
- a CDS encoding putative DNA-binding protein, producing the protein MEIEKTNRMNALFEFYAALLTDKQMNYIELYYADDYSLAEIAEEFGVSRQAVYDNIKRTEKILEDYEMKLHMYSDYIVRSQIFDQILERYPKDDFLKEQIEILTSIDNRE; encoded by the coding sequence ATGGAAATCGAAAAAACCAACCGTATGAATGCGCTCTTTGAATTTTATGCGGCGCTTTTGACAGACAAGCAAATGAATTATATCGAGCTCTACTACGCTGATGATTATAGCCTTGCTGAAATTGCCGAGGAATTTGGTGTCAGTCGTCAGGCTGTTTATGATAATATCAAGCGGACAGAAAAGATTCTGGAAGATTATGAGATGAAATTGCACATGTACTCGGACTACATTGTCCGCAGTCAGATTTTTGACCAGATTTTGGAGCGCTATCCCAAGGATGACTTTCTGAAGGAGCAGATAGAAATTTTAACAAGCATTGATAATAGAGAATAA
- the ffh gene encoding signal recognition particle protein: MAFESLTERLQNVFKNLRKKGKISESDVQEATKEIRLALLEADVALPVVKDFIKKVRERAVGHEVIDTLNPAQQIIKIVDEELTAVLGSDTAEIIKSPKIPTIIMMVGLQGAGKTTFAGKLANKLKKEENARPLMIAADIYRPAAIDQLKTLGQQIDVPVFALGTEVPAVEIVRQGLEQAQTNHNDYVLIDTAGRLQIDELLMNELRDVKALAQPNEILLVVDAMIGQEAANVAREFNAQLEVTGVILTKIDGDTRGGAALSVRHITGKPIKFTGTGEKITDIETFHPDRMSSRILGMGDMLTLIEKASQEYDEQKALEMAEKMRENTFDFNDFIDQLDQVQNMGPMEDLLKMIPGMANNPALQNMKVDERQIARKRAIVSSMTPEERENPDLLNPSRRRRIAAGSGNTFVEVNKFIKDFNQAKQLMQGVMSGDMNKMMKQMGINPNNLPKNMPNMGGMDMSALEGMMGQGGMPDLSTLGGAGMPDMSQMFGGGLKGKIGEFAMKQSMKRMANKMKKAKKKRK, translated from the coding sequence ATGGCATTTGAAAGTTTAACAGAACGTTTACAGAACGTCTTTAAAAATCTACGTAAAAAAGGAAAAATCTCTGAATCTGATGTCCAAGAGGCAACCAAAGAAATTCGCTTGGCCTTGCTTGAGGCCGACGTTGCCTTGCCTGTTGTAAAGGACTTTATCAAGAAAGTTCGTGAGCGTGCAGTTGGGCATGAGGTCATTGATACCCTTAATCCTGCGCAACAAATTATTAAAATCGTTGATGAGGAACTGACAGCCGTTTTAGGTTCTGATACGGCGGAGATTATCAAGTCACCTAAAATTCCTACAATCATCATGATGGTTGGTTTGCAGGGGGCTGGTAAAACAACCTTTGCTGGTAAATTGGCCAACAAACTCAAGAAAGAAGAAAATGCTCGTCCTTTGATGATTGCCGCGGATATTTATCGTCCTGCTGCCATTGACCAGCTTAAGACCTTGGGGCAACAAATTGATGTGCCTGTTTTTGCACTTGGGACAGAGGTTCCAGCTGTTGAGATTGTACGTCAAGGTTTGGAACAAGCCCAAACCAATCACAACGACTATGTCTTGATTGATACGGCAGGTCGTTTGCAGATTGATGAGCTTTTGATGAATGAGCTTCGTGACGTGAAAGCCTTGGCTCAACCAAATGAAATCTTGCTTGTCGTTGATGCCATGATTGGTCAGGAAGCGGCAAATGTTGCGCGTGAGTTCAATGCTCAGTTGGAAGTGACTGGGGTGATCCTTACTAAGATTGATGGGGATACTCGTGGTGGTGCGGCTCTATCTGTTCGTCACATTACTGGAAAACCAATCAAGTTCACTGGTACAGGTGAAAAGATTACGGACATTGAAACCTTCCACCCAGACCGTATGTCAAGCCGTATCCTTGGCATGGGGGATATGCTTACTCTGATTGAGAAAGCTTCTCAAGAATACGATGAGCAAAAAGCCCTTGAAATGGCTGAGAAGATGCGTGAAAACACCTTTGATTTCAATGATTTCATCGATCAATTAGATCAGGTGCAAAACATGGGGCCGATGGAAGACTTGCTCAAGATGATTCCAGGTATGGCCAACAATCCAGCTCTTCAAAACATGAAGGTAGATGAGCGTCAGATTGCTCGTAAACGTGCCATCGTATCTTCAATGACACCTGAAGAACGTGAAAATCCAGATTTGCTAAATCCAAGCCGTCGCCGTCGTATCGCTGCAGGTTCTGGAAATACCTTTGTCGAAGTCAATAAATTCATCAAAGACTTTAACCAGGCTAAACAGCTCATGCAAGGTGTTATGTCTGGAGATATGAACAAGATGATGAAGCAGATGGGAATCAATCCAAACAATCTTCCTAAAAATATGCCAAATATGGGAGGAATGGATATGTCTGCCCTTGAAGGAATGATGGGACAAGGTGGTATGCCTGACTTATCAACTCTAGGAGGAGCGGGAATGCCAGATATGAGCCAGATGTTTGGTGGTGGACTAAAAGGTAAAATCGGTGAATTTGCTATGAAACAGTCAATGAAACGCATGGCTAACAAAATGAAGAAAGCGAAGAAGAAACGCAAATAA